A stretch of the Actinotalea sp. JY-7876 genome encodes the following:
- a CDS encoding TIGR01777 family oxidoreductase, with protein sequence MHVVVAGSHGLIGSALVEHLATRGHRVRRLVRRAPATSREIGWDPDRGRLDAEELRAADAVVNLGGAGLGDRRWTPAYRATILRSRTTPTALLARTLARLDDRPRVLLQGSAVGFYGDRGDEVLTEASEPGEGFLVDVVRAWEGAARPAQDAGVRVAHLRTGIVMSRSGGSFGRLLPLLRLGVGGPLGDGSAVWAWITLEDQVRAIEHLLTADVHGAVNLTGPSPARVGDVVGAVARALRRPAVVRVPRVALRLALGEFADDVLSSQRALPTVLATSGFTHTHATLDAAAAWTAGRGR encoded by the coding sequence ATGCACGTCGTCGTCGCCGGATCGCACGGCCTCATCGGCTCGGCCCTCGTGGAGCACCTCGCGACCCGCGGGCACCGGGTGCGCCGCCTCGTGCGGCGCGCGCCGGCCACGAGCCGAGAGATCGGCTGGGACCCCGACCGCGGCCGGCTCGACGCGGAGGAGCTGCGGGCGGCCGACGCCGTCGTCAACCTCGGCGGCGCCGGACTGGGCGACCGCCGCTGGACGCCCGCCTACCGGGCGACCATCCTCCGCAGCCGGACGACGCCGACGGCGCTGCTCGCCCGCACCCTCGCGCGCCTCGACGACCGGCCGCGCGTGCTCCTCCAGGGCTCCGCCGTCGGGTTCTACGGCGACCGGGGGGACGAGGTGCTCACGGAGGCATCGGAGCCCGGGGAGGGCTTCCTGGTCGACGTCGTGCGCGCCTGGGAGGGGGCGGCGCGCCCCGCGCAGGACGCGGGCGTGCGCGTGGCGCACCTGCGCACGGGCATCGTCATGTCCCGCAGCGGCGGCTCCTTCGGGCGCCTCCTGCCCCTGCTGCGCCTCGGTGTCGGCGGGCCGCTCGGCGACGGCTCGGCCGTCTGGGCCTGGATCACCCTCGAGGACCAGGTCCGCGCGATCGAGCACCTGCTCACCGCCGACGTGCACGGTGCGGTCAACCTCACGGGGCCGTCCCCGGCCCGGGTCGGCGACGTGGTCGGCGCGGTGGCGCGCGCGCTGCGCCGGCCCGCGGTCGTCCGCGTGCCGCGCGTGGCGCTGCGCCTGGCGCTCGGCGAGTTCGCCGACGACGTGCTGTCCTCGCAGCGCGCCCTGCCGACCGTGCTCGCGACCAGCGGCTTCACGCACACGCACGCCACCCTCGACGCCGCCGCCGCGTGGACGGCCGGCCGGGGACGCTGA
- a CDS encoding protein kinase codes for MSDDPAPTVPEGLAAALAEAGLRLAGPLGAGASGARWSAVPLAGGPLGDVRRVVTLVVTRSATHTARLHERATALAAVRHPHVATVSGALVLPDGRLAVLHDAVAGHDLATLLAARPGWRAGEVVTALVPLADALAALHERGLTHGDVAPANVVVEDGRPVLVDLVLGDDPFEGGTVGYAAPERSRGATPAGDVHALGRLGIALLGPPDPPDARGRVGDPARTAVRDVLRRAGDPVAEARPTAAELAALLFAACPPEPIRPVDPAVLAQLSLRRLAEPDPARTQPRPRRARGRHRAGHPLRFRLLAATTAVLVAAVVAAATGAGRVGPVPATAPRGTASSEATGAGYRADPAAGGVAPVTLPPAAAALRLTHERAEALLAADRGRLARVTVPRSQAAAADLVAARRGGGAPGGVRLEVADVALVASSVPSRQVGVDPRPGRAGGGAGGGAACADVALTAAVGAVPAEPAPDAPAAGGAAAVVLRVCPTAGGWRVASVLAPSA; via the coding sequence GTGAGCGACGACCCGGCCCCCACCGTCCCGGAAGGGCTCGCGGCCGCCCTGGCGGAGGCCGGCCTACGTCTGGCCGGACCGCTCGGTGCCGGCGCGTCCGGCGCGCGGTGGAGCGCCGTGCCGCTGGCCGGCGGACCGCTCGGCGACGTCCGACGCGTCGTCACGCTCGTCGTCACGCGTTCGGCGACCCACACCGCCCGGCTGCACGAGCGGGCGACGGCGCTCGCCGCCGTGCGCCACCCGCACGTCGCCACCGTGAGCGGCGCGCTCGTGCTGCCGGACGGGCGCCTGGCGGTGCTGCACGACGCCGTGGCGGGGCACGACCTGGCCACCCTCCTCGCCGCCCGGCCGGGATGGCGGGCCGGCGAGGTCGTCACGGCGCTCGTGCCGCTCGCCGACGCGCTCGCGGCGCTGCACGAGCGTGGCCTGACCCACGGCGACGTGGCACCGGCGAACGTCGTCGTCGAGGACGGGCGGCCGGTGCTGGTCGACCTCGTCCTGGGCGACGACCCGTTCGAGGGCGGCACCGTCGGGTACGCGGCGCCCGAGCGGAGCCGCGGCGCCACGCCCGCGGGCGACGTGCACGCCCTCGGCCGCCTCGGCATCGCCCTGCTCGGCCCGCCCGACCCGCCGGACGCGCGCGGCCGGGTGGGTGATCCCGCCCGGACCGCCGTGCGCGACGTGCTGCGGCGGGCCGGCGACCCCGTCGCGGAGGCGCGGCCGACGGCGGCCGAGCTCGCGGCCCTGCTCTTCGCGGCGTGCCCGCCCGAGCCGATCCGGCCCGTGGACCCGGCCGTCCTCGCGCAGCTGAGCCTGCGTCGCCTGGCCGAGCCCGACCCGGCGCGGACGCAGCCGCGGCCCCGGCGGGCACGTGGGCGGCACCGCGCCGGTCATCCCCTGCGGTTCAGGCTCCTGGCCGCGACGACCGCCGTCCTGGTCGCCGCGGTCGTCGCGGCCGCCACGGGCGCCGGACGGGTCGGTCCGGTGCCGGCGACGGCGCCGCGGGGGACCGCGTCGTCCGAGGCGACCGGGGCGGGGTACCGCGCCGATCCCGCTGCGGGCGGGGTCGCCCCCGTGACGCTGCCGCCGGCCGCGGCGGCCCTGCGCCTCACGCACGAACGCGCGGAGGCGCTCCTGGCGGCGGACCGCGGCCGGCTCGCCCGGGTCACGGTGCCGCGGTCGCAGGCCGCCGCCGCGGACCTCGTCGCGGCGCGACGCGGCGGTGGCGCGCCCGGGGGAGTGCGCCTCGAGGTGGCGGACGTGGCCCTCGTCGCGAGCAGCGTCCCGAGCCGTCAGGTCGGCGTCGACCCTCGCCCGGGCCGCGCCGGTGGGGGCGCCGGTGGGGGTGCCGCCTGTGCGGACGTCGCGCTGACCGCCGCGGTCGGCGCCGTGCCGGCCGAGCCTGCGCCGGACGCACCGGCAGCCGGCGGCGCCGCGGCCGTCGTGCTGCGCGTCTGCCCCACCGCGGGCGGGTGGCGCGTCGCCTCCGTGCTGGCGCCCTCGGCGTGA
- a CDS encoding Gfo/Idh/MocA family protein — translation MAEEDRGPRDGRQPGTRVGLIGYGDAGRGIHARLLREAGHRVTDVVTRDPGRVRAARQDWPGVRVHGDVDALLAAPDLDVVVVASPTGRHLEHAGAALEAGVPTVVDKPLALDREGAQHLVDLAEARAGRLTVFQNRRWDGEQLTLRRLLDDGALGTVHRFERRWERWRPVPKDRWKENAVGDGGGLLLDLGSHLVDSATQLFGPVEAVRGELRALTTPTEDDVFLALSHASGTVSHLWAGGLVGAPGPRTRVLGSAGAFLVTSFEGEPTPFAALDPGDGMAGWLVHGDETRPVPRAPGGHADFYRAVAAWLAGGPVPVDPRDAVRTAAVLDAARVSAVSRRDEPVA, via the coding sequence ATGGCAGAGGAAGATCGGGGCCCGCGAGACGGCCGGCAGCCGGGAACGCGTGTCGGTCTGATCGGGTACGGGGACGCCGGGCGCGGGATCCACGCCCGGCTGCTCCGCGAGGCGGGGCACCGCGTGACGGACGTCGTCACGCGGGACCCCGGCCGGGTCCGTGCCGCGAGGCAGGACTGGCCGGGCGTGCGCGTCCACGGCGACGTCGACGCGCTGCTCGCCGCGCCCGACCTGGACGTCGTGGTCGTCGCGTCGCCGACCGGCCGCCACCTCGAGCACGCGGGTGCCGCGCTGGAGGCGGGCGTGCCCACGGTGGTCGACAAGCCGCTGGCCCTCGACCGGGAGGGCGCCCAGCACCTGGTCGACCTCGCCGAGGCCCGCGCCGGTCGCCTGACCGTGTTCCAGAACCGGCGGTGGGACGGCGAGCAGCTCACGCTGCGCCGCCTGCTCGACGACGGCGCCCTCGGCACGGTCCACCGCTTCGAGCGCCGCTGGGAGCGGTGGCGGCCCGTGCCCAAGGACCGCTGGAAGGAGAACGCGGTCGGCGACGGCGGCGGGCTGCTGCTCGACCTCGGGTCCCACCTCGTCGACTCGGCGACCCAGCTCTTCGGCCCGGTCGAGGCGGTGCGCGGCGAGCTCCGCGCCCTGACCACCCCCACCGAGGACGACGTGTTCCTGGCGCTGAGCCACGCGTCCGGCACGGTCAGCCACCTGTGGGCGGGCGGCCTGGTGGGTGCGCCGGGCCCCCGCACGCGCGTCCTGGGCTCGGCCGGCGCCTTCCTCGTGACGTCGTTCGAGGGGGAGCCGACGCCGTTCGCCGCGCTCGACCCGGGCGACGGCATGGCGGGGTGGCTCGTGCACGGCGACGAGACCCGCCCCGTGCCGCGGGCCCCGGGGGGACACGCGGACTTCTACCGCGCCGTGGCCGCGTGGCTCGCGGGCGGCCCGGTGCCCGTGGACCCGCGCGACGCCGTCCGGACGGCGGCGGTGCTCGACGCCGCGCGCGTGAGCGCGGTCAGCCGCCGCGACGAGCCCGTCGCCTGA
- a CDS encoding MMPL family transporter — MLSKSGRWAGVVRGIGILAVILVWLGVAGLGGMSIGSLSDVQENDVASFLPEGAESTEAAAAAEGFSEEAVLPALVVVRGDGALTPEQLADVQAFAEEIPGIELEDDTTIEDLLVAPPFAIPSEDGEAALVTVVLDADAANEQIGEERAVNLVVTELRAAVDETLEADGLQAWVTGPAGAIADLVAAFGGIDGLLLVVALAVVFVILVLVYRSPSLPFTVLFTSLFGLCAAALVVYELAAADVLVLNGQSQGILFILVVGAATDYSLLLVARYREELRRIESPFTAMRRAIRGSIEPIAASAGTVIAGLLCLLLSDLRSNQSLGPVAAIGIAAAFLASMTLLPALLLLAGRRSRFIFWPRVPHVEADAADGGAESLEHLEARSGVWGRISGLIGRHPRRVWLTTAVALAVACLWVPTFEAEGTGDTDVFLTEVESVAGEEYLAEHFDAGQVQPVTVVVDEADLDAVLDAVGDVDGVAAAAPVTEGGGGGRPADPSAPPVVVDGRVLVEVVTEASSESQEATLVVEDIREAAHEASPGTLVGGAAAERLDTQVTSARDLRVIVPTILAVILVVLILLLRAFVAPVVLILANLLSFGATIGIAALVFNHVLDMPGADASVPLYAFVFLVALGIDYSIFLMTRVREESLVHGTREGVRRGLTVTGGVITSAGIVLAATFGALAVLPLLFLVQLAFLVALGVLIDALVVRTLLVPGVIHELGAASWWPWQRKIGARETAGSRERVSV; from the coding sequence ATGCTGAGTAAAAGCGGCCGGTGGGCCGGAGTCGTCCGGGGGATCGGGATCCTCGCCGTCATCCTCGTCTGGTTGGGCGTGGCGGGCCTGGGCGGCATGTCCATCGGCAGCCTCTCGGACGTCCAGGAGAACGACGTCGCATCGTTCCTGCCGGAGGGGGCCGAGTCCACCGAGGCCGCCGCCGCCGCCGAGGGGTTCAGCGAGGAGGCCGTGCTGCCCGCGCTGGTCGTCGTGCGCGGGGACGGGGCGCTGACACCGGAGCAGCTGGCCGACGTCCAGGCGTTCGCCGAGGAGATCCCGGGGATCGAGCTCGAGGACGACACGACGATCGAGGACCTGCTCGTGGCGCCGCCGTTCGCCATCCCGTCGGAGGACGGCGAGGCCGCGCTGGTCACCGTCGTGCTCGACGCGGACGCGGCCAACGAGCAGATCGGCGAGGAGCGGGCCGTCAACCTCGTGGTCACCGAGCTGCGCGCCGCGGTCGACGAGACGCTCGAAGCCGACGGGCTCCAGGCGTGGGTCACCGGCCCCGCCGGTGCCATCGCCGACCTCGTCGCGGCCTTCGGCGGCATCGACGGGCTGCTCCTCGTCGTCGCCCTCGCCGTCGTCTTCGTCATCCTCGTCCTCGTCTACCGCTCGCCGTCCCTGCCGTTCACCGTCCTGTTCACGTCCCTGTTCGGCCTGTGCGCGGCCGCGCTCGTCGTCTACGAGCTCGCCGCCGCCGACGTGCTCGTCCTCAACGGTCAGAGCCAGGGGATCCTGTTCATCCTCGTGGTCGGCGCCGCCACGGACTACTCGCTCCTCCTGGTGGCGCGCTATCGCGAGGAGCTGCGTCGCATCGAGTCGCCGTTCACCGCGATGCGCCGCGCGATCCGCGGCTCCATCGAGCCGATCGCCGCGAGCGCGGGCACCGTGATCGCCGGCCTCCTGTGCCTGCTCCTGTCCGACCTGCGCTCCAACCAGAGCCTGGGCCCGGTGGCCGCCATCGGCATCGCGGCGGCGTTCCTGGCCTCGATGACGCTGCTGCCCGCCCTGCTGCTCCTGGCCGGTCGCCGCTCGCGCTTCATCTTCTGGCCGCGCGTCCCGCACGTGGAGGCGGACGCCGCGGACGGCGGCGCCGAGTCGCTCGAGCACCTCGAGGCACGCTCCGGCGTGTGGGGCCGGATCTCCGGCCTGATCGGCCGCCACCCGCGCCGCGTCTGGCTCACGACGGCTGTCGCGCTCGCGGTCGCGTGCCTGTGGGTGCCGACGTTCGAGGCGGAGGGCACCGGCGACACCGACGTCTTCCTCACCGAGGTCGAGTCCGTCGCGGGCGAGGAGTACCTGGCCGAGCACTTCGACGCCGGCCAGGTGCAGCCCGTCACCGTCGTGGTGGACGAGGCGGACCTCGACGCCGTCCTGGACGCGGTCGGCGACGTCGACGGCGTCGCCGCCGCGGCACCGGTCACCGAGGGCGGTGGCGGCGGACGTCCGGCCGACCCCTCCGCCCCGCCCGTGGTCGTCGACGGCCGCGTGCTCGTCGAGGTCGTCACCGAGGCGTCGTCCGAGAGCCAGGAGGCGACGCTCGTCGTCGAGGACATCCGCGAGGCCGCCCACGAGGCCTCGCCCGGGACGCTCGTCGGCGGTGCCGCCGCGGAGCGGCTGGACACGCAGGTGACGAGCGCGCGGGACCTGCGGGTCATCGTGCCGACGATCCTCGCGGTCATCCTGGTGGTGCTGATCCTCCTGCTGCGCGCGTTCGTGGCGCCCGTCGTGCTGATCCTGGCGAACCTGCTGTCCTTCGGGGCGACGATCGGCATCGCGGCGCTCGTGTTCAACCACGTGCTCGACATGCCGGGCGCGGACGCCTCGGTGCCGCTGTACGCGTTCGTGTTCCTGGTCGCGCTCGGGATCGACTACTCGATCTTCCTCATGACCCGGGTGCGGGAGGAGTCGCTCGTGCACGGGACCCGCGAGGGGGTGCGGCGCGGCCTGACGGTCACCGGTGGCGTCATCACGAGCGCCGGGATCGTGCTCGCCGCGACCTTCGGGGCGCTCGCCGTGCTGCCGCTGCTCTTCCTGGTCCAGCTCGCGTTCCTCGTCGCGCTCGGCGTCCTCATCGACGCCCTGGTCGTCCGGACGCTGCTCGTGCCCGGTGTGATCCACGAGCTCGGTGCGGCATCGTGGTGGCCATGGCAGAGGAAGATCGGGGCCCGCGAGACGGCCGGCAGCCGGGAACGCGTGTCGGTCTGA
- a CDS encoding MarR family winged helix-turn-helix transcriptional regulator, which yields MTSRTVDGAPEDLRSAATQQAWGDGAPAPGQPIPTHRWPTGRLISAVARRIERDWNAHLAAWDLNHASLPVLFLLAAGPRSQRELAAGSGVTEQTMSRIIARLDRTGYIERRTHANDRRRNDVALTEEGFRALQEAGDPRFAEELSVRGLSAEQVGQLREILAVMMAGHPRAWDVPPGEVPDEAPDGTSDDACRTPPAPSDAG from the coding sequence GTGACCTCTCGGACCGTGGACGGCGCACCGGAGGACCTCCGCAGCGCCGCCACCCAGCAGGCCTGGGGCGACGGTGCACCCGCCCCCGGGCAGCCGATCCCTACCCACCGGTGGCCCACCGGCCGCCTCATCTCCGCGGTGGCGCGGCGCATCGAGCGCGACTGGAACGCCCACCTGGCGGCGTGGGACCTCAACCACGCCTCCCTGCCGGTGCTGTTCCTGCTGGCCGCCGGCCCCCGGTCCCAGCGTGAGCTGGCCGCGGGCTCCGGGGTCACCGAGCAGACGATGAGCCGGATCATCGCCCGCCTCGACCGCACCGGGTACATCGAGCGCCGCACGCACGCGAACGACCGCCGCCGCAACGACGTCGCCCTGACCGAGGAGGGCTTCCGCGCGCTGCAGGAGGCCGGTGACCCGCGCTTCGCCGAGGAGCTGAGCGTCCGCGGCCTGAGCGCGGAGCAGGTCGGGCAGCTGCGCGAGATCCTCGCCGTGATGATGGCCGGGCACCCCCGGGCCTGGGACGTGCCGCCGGGCGAGGTCCCGGACGAGGCACCCGACGGCACGTCCGACGACGCGTGCCGGACGCCGCCGGCGCCGTCGGACGCCGGGTAG
- the lipB gene encoding lipoyl(octanoyl) transferase LipB has protein sequence MDVVSLDLGRRLVDYHEAWDRQRAVHAEVADGAAPDTLLLVEHESVYTAGRRTASWDRPVDGTPVVDVDRGGRITWHGPGQLVAYPVVRLAEPVDVVAYVRALEQAVIDTCADLGLAAVRVDGRSGVWFPADDRGRRDRKVAAIGVRVARGVTMHGLALNCDADLASFGRIVPCGIDDADVTTLSAETGRRVTIPEVTPLLVGHLERALGTVTSARPGRRGTTAVG, from the coding sequence ATGGACGTCGTGAGCCTGGACCTGGGCCGGCGCCTGGTCGACTACCACGAGGCGTGGGACCGCCAGCGCGCCGTGCACGCCGAGGTCGCGGACGGCGCGGCGCCCGACACGCTCCTGCTGGTCGAGCACGAGAGCGTCTACACCGCCGGCCGGCGCACCGCGTCGTGGGACCGGCCCGTCGACGGCACGCCGGTGGTCGACGTCGACCGCGGCGGGCGCATCACCTGGCACGGGCCCGGCCAGCTCGTCGCCTACCCGGTGGTCCGGCTCGCCGAGCCGGTCGACGTCGTCGCCTACGTGCGGGCGCTCGAGCAGGCCGTCATCGACACGTGCGCGGACCTCGGGCTGGCCGCGGTGCGCGTCGACGGCCGGTCCGGCGTCTGGTTCCCCGCCGACGATCGGGGCCGGCGCGACCGCAAGGTGGCCGCGATCGGCGTGCGCGTGGCGCGCGGCGTGACGATGCACGGGCTCGCGCTCAACTGCGACGCCGACCTCGCCTCGTTCGGGCGGATCGTGCCGTGCGGCATCGACGACGCCGACGTGACCACCCTGAGCGCCGAGACCGGGCGCCGCGTGACGATCCCCGAGGTGACGCCGCTGCTCGTGGGCCACCTGGAGCGGGCGCTGGGCACCGTGACGTCCGCCCGCCCCGGACGTCGTGGGACGACTGCCGTAGGGTGA
- the lipA gene encoding lipoyl synthase, producing MTIAPEGRRMLRVEARNAATPIEKKPEWIRTRATMGPEYTELKGLVKREGLHTVCEEAGCPNIFECWEDREATFLIGGDQCTRRCDFCQIDTGKPADFDADEPRRVAESVQAMGLRYSTVTGVARDDLPDGGAWLYAETVRQIHALNPGTGVELLIPDFNAVPELLAEVFSSRPEVLAHNLETVPRIFKQIRPGFRYDRSLSVLTQARTAGLVTKSNLILGMGETYEEAAAALQDLHDAGCDLVTITQYLRPSVRHHPVDRWVRPEEFVALSDEAERIGFAGVMSGPLVRSSYRAGRLWAQAMTRRGDTIPAGLAHLAEQRASRQEASSLLAR from the coding sequence GTGACGATCGCACCCGAGGGACGCAGGATGCTGCGGGTCGAGGCCCGCAACGCTGCCACGCCGATCGAGAAGAAGCCCGAGTGGATCAGGACCCGGGCGACGATGGGCCCGGAGTACACCGAGCTCAAGGGCCTGGTGAAGCGCGAGGGCCTGCACACGGTGTGCGAGGAGGCGGGGTGCCCCAACATCTTCGAGTGCTGGGAGGACCGCGAGGCCACGTTCCTCATCGGCGGCGACCAGTGCACGCGACGGTGCGACTTCTGCCAGATCGACACGGGCAAGCCCGCTGACTTCGACGCCGACGAGCCGCGCCGCGTGGCCGAGTCCGTCCAGGCCATGGGCCTGCGCTACTCGACCGTCACGGGCGTGGCCCGCGACGACCTGCCCGACGGCGGCGCCTGGCTCTACGCGGAGACCGTCCGCCAGATCCACGCGCTCAACCCCGGCACGGGCGTCGAGCTGCTGATCCCCGACTTCAACGCGGTGCCCGAGCTGCTCGCCGAGGTCTTCTCCTCCCGGCCCGAGGTGCTCGCGCACAACCTCGAGACGGTGCCCCGGATCTTCAAGCAGATCCGTCCCGGCTTCCGCTACGACCGGTCGCTGTCGGTGCTCACGCAGGCCCGCACGGCCGGGCTGGTCACCAAGTCCAACCTCATCCTCGGCATGGGCGAGACGTACGAGGAGGCGGCCGCCGCGCTGCAGGACCTGCACGACGCGGGCTGCGACCTGGTCACGATCACGCAGTACCTGCGCCCGTCCGTGCGCCACCACCCCGTCGACCGGTGGGTGCGCCCGGAGGAGTTCGTCGCGCTCTCCGACGAGGCGGAGCGGATCGGCTTCGCCGGCGTCATGTCCGGGCCGCTCGTGCGCTCCTCCTACCGGGCCGGGCGCCTGTGGGCCCAGGCCATGACCCGCCGCGGCGACACGATCCCCGCGGGGCTCGCGCACCTCGCCGAGCAGCGCGCGTCCCGCCAGGAGGCGTCGAGCCTGCTCGCCCGCTGA
- a CDS encoding DUF4191 domain-containing protein codes for MARQRSSESSPEAKAPKVKKTRWYHQVWQAYTMTRQADPAVTWWVLGAFAAVVAIAVVLGQVTGHPIYALVVGVPFAVLAGMFILARRAEKAAYRRLEGQPGASLSALRTIRRGWDFPEEPAAVDPRTQDLVFRGIGRAGVVLVGEGPGGRQSKLLEAEKRKITRILPNVPVILIQSGNGEGQVPLPKLAKTVQKLKGTLTKQEVAEITKRLRALGGPRLPVPKGIDPYRARPDRKGMRGR; via the coding sequence ATGGCCCGTCAGCGCTCGAGCGAGTCCTCCCCGGAGGCCAAGGCTCCCAAGGTGAAGAAGACCCGCTGGTACCACCAGGTCTGGCAGGCGTACACGATGACCCGCCAGGCGGACCCGGCGGTGACGTGGTGGGTCCTCGGCGCCTTCGCGGCCGTGGTGGCGATCGCGGTCGTGCTCGGCCAGGTGACGGGTCACCCGATCTACGCGCTGGTCGTCGGCGTGCCGTTCGCCGTGCTCGCGGGCATGTTCATCCTCGCGCGCCGCGCCGAGAAGGCCGCCTACCGGCGCCTCGAGGGGCAGCCGGGCGCGAGCCTGTCGGCCCTGCGCACCATCCGCCGGGGCTGGGACTTCCCCGAGGAGCCCGCCGCCGTGGACCCGCGCACCCAGGACCTGGTGTTCCGGGGCATCGGCCGCGCCGGTGTCGTCCTCGTGGGCGAGGGCCCGGGCGGCCGCCAGAGCAAGCTCCTCGAGGCCGAGAAGCGCAAGATCACGCGCATCCTGCCCAACGTGCCCGTGATCCTGATCCAGTCCGGCAACGGCGAGGGCCAGGTCCCGCTGCCCAAGCTCGCCAAGACGGTGCAGAAGCTCAAGGGGACGCTGACCAAGCAGGAGGTCGCGGAGATCACCAAGCGCCTGCGCGCCCTCGGCGGCCCGCGCCTGCCGGTCCCCAAGGGCATCGACCCCTACCGCGCCCGCCCCGACCGCAAGGGCATGCGCGGCCGCTGA
- a CDS encoding bifunctional 2-polyprenyl-6-hydroxyphenol methylase/3-demethylubiquinol 3-O-methyltransferase UbiG, translated as MTTTPITALPAPSRDPFWNHNTHYHRRIPRAAPPPWGRVLDVGCGEGLLTRRLAGAATREVVGVDASPVVVDRARAQADSPLLRYVTGDAMTADLGGPFDLVTCVATLHHLPLRDGIARLRGLVAPGGALVVVGLSNPSAPLDWAVGALGMVATRWAHARRAGWNADVPLADATTTYGEVREAARELLPGAVVRLGLYWRYTLVWRSPA; from the coding sequence GTGACGACGACGCCGATCACCGCCCTGCCCGCGCCGTCGCGCGACCCGTTCTGGAACCACAACACGCACTACCACCGGCGCATCCCGCGGGCGGCGCCGCCGCCGTGGGGCCGGGTGCTCGACGTCGGCTGCGGTGAGGGCCTGCTGACGCGGCGGCTGGCGGGCGCCGCGACGCGCGAGGTCGTGGGGGTCGACGCCTCCCCCGTCGTCGTGGACCGGGCGCGCGCCCAGGCCGACTCGCCGCTGCTGCGCTACGTCACCGGCGACGCGATGACCGCCGACCTCGGCGGGCCGTTCGACCTCGTCACGTGCGTCGCCACGCTGCACCACCTGCCGCTGCGCGACGGGATCGCCCGGCTGCGCGGCCTCGTGGCGCCCGGTGGGGCGCTCGTGGTGGTCGGCCTGTCGAACCCGTCCGCGCCGCTCGACTGGGCGGTCGGCGCCCTCGGCATGGTCGCGACACGGTGGGCCCACGCGCGCCGGGCCGGCTGGAACGCCGACGTCCCGCTCGCCGACGCGACCACCACCTACGGCGAGGTGCGGGAGGCGGCGCGTGAGCTGCTGCCCGGGGCGGTGGTGCGCCTCGGCCTCTACTGGCGGTACACGCTGGTGTGGCGCTCCCCCGCCTGA
- a CDS encoding RDD family protein: MAPRREDLGSWLEGTPGSPASDGGSRLGLPAEGPGSQASVLRRLVGLCIDWGVALAVAALLFPDPSSELPGILAADSTATLAVFAVSTILLVATLGSTIGHRVAGLRVVRLADVRTGTQRAALAGPGLVPALVRTVLLCLVIPAVIWDGDGRGMHDVAAGTVIVRR, translated from the coding sequence GTGGCACCACGACGGGAAGACCTCGGTTCCTGGCTCGAGGGTACGCCGGGCAGCCCGGCGTCCGACGGCGGGTCGCGGCTCGGCCTCCCGGCCGAGGGCCCGGGCTCGCAGGCGTCCGTCCTGCGCCGCCTCGTCGGCCTGTGCATCGACTGGGGCGTCGCGCTCGCGGTCGCGGCCCTGCTCTTCCCGGACCCGTCGAGCGAGCTGCCGGGGATCCTGGCGGCGGACTCCACGGCCACGCTCGCGGTCTTCGCGGTCTCGACGATCCTGCTCGTGGCGACGCTCGGCTCGACGATCGGCCACCGGGTCGCCGGGCTGCGGGTCGTGCGCCTGGCCGACGTGCGGACCGGCACGCAGCGCGCTGCTCTCGCCGGCCCGGGCCTCGTGCCGGCGCTCGTGCGCACGGTGCTGCTGTGCCTGGTCATCCCCGCCGTGATCTGGGACGGCGACGGTCGCGGCATGCACGACGTCGCCGCGGGCACGGTCATCGTCCGCCGCTGA